The genomic interval GTCTGTTAGATTGGACTGTGTACCATGTCTGAGAAGAGAAAGCCCAGAACTGCAGCAGTGATTTGCAGGATCAAGATGACCGTTAAAATTCctaaaaactgaaaacaaacattttttttttaaaaaatcaaacattacaatttttttattttttttgctttttaaattctttttaattcagatcaACAAATCAAACTGATTTATGATCTATTTAGTTATAAGCAGGTGAAACACTCCATTAAGGTCAAAGAACAGGACATGCAATCTGGTCCATTAAAAATACACGTTTATGAGCATTCAGgaattcagcatttttttattttttttttggcacaatTAAGCAGAAATCACTAAAACctaaatacacactacaccgAACAAGTATACAAGAGCATATTAACTCTGTCAGATGCACTTAGACAACGCCCTACTTATACACATCTAGTCCAATACTGCCACCTGCTGGCAAAGTTGTGTAACCTACAGAACTTTGTACATTGGCATCAAAATGatctatatttaatttttcagtATTAAAAGCATGAAGATTTTTATGCTGAATGTATGTGTGCAGATTAGAGGTGTAACCCAATGACAAACATCAGTTCCTGTATTTAATTCTattaataattactattatGTAATTAGTTCTATTAtgaaaatatctgaaaatatatataaattacagcCTAATTTAAACCACAGAAACCCTGCCCAGGCAGTTACtacagatgaataaatgaaagttGTAAATGTGTCATGTAGCACTGCCTACATTCCTATGTATggtctttttttgtttcccaTATGTGTGCTGTGTGCTCAACAGTAGTCTCATCATGTTGCCTGGAAAACCTTTCTAGTGAGCTTTCTTCTAAAAGTGCACCTCctatttccatttccattcagTGTTTGCATTTCTGAGCAATGTATTTATATTCGGGTTGAATACATTAAAGATCACATATTTACATGAAGACACAGCTAAACTTACAATCAAAACCAAAAGAGTACCATAAAAACCAACACCACAAAGATTTTCTATTTGATGATAGTATATTTAATAAGCACCTATGAATTCTTTAAAATATGtcaaaattaaatacatgaattGAAATTCaacacataataaaaaacatgtgCAGTACATTGCTAATCGATCAAGTATATTGCAACCTTATTACCATTTTCAGCAGTATGGCACTATCTCGCAGTGCTCCGAAACACCCAAAGAATGTTATGATGAATGTGAGGGATCCTACAGAGATCAACAGAAGAGCCGGATCTGTTGCCAAAGTATCCACAACATCTGTAAAAGATGCTATTTTCTGTAAGCTTAGATGCAACAATACCAAATATTCGTAGCAGGTTGAATAAAAGGAAATTCAGTACCGTTTTCCTTGGCTACTTTAGCATAGATGCCAACAGCAATCATAACCCAACTGGCAACCTTGAAgaaaaattttgttttattttacttagaatttctagaacattttttttgtcgAACTATTAGATAGAACACAGAATATCTCATTATTGCTCTTGCTTTCATGACAATTCTGTGAAAGAATTCTGTCCACAGAATATATAACACACCACAGATATTATAATTATGACTTACCCAGAATAGGTAGCAGCATATGAACAAAATGTACTTAGAAGCTTTGCAAGCTGCCATTACTGATAATTACATTTGTCTCCTggtatttttaaaagaaaagaaaagaaaaagacatttgtgTGTAGCGTAACATAGCTCTTGAGTTCCTTGTTTTTTCACAACAGGCATGTAATGACTTGTTCCAAATAGCTGGCTGGCTTTATGAATCCACCTGTAACCTGAGCTGTacttcataaatattttttccacatgaataaaatatcatCTTTCAAAATAAGCTGATATAATTAGCAAAATTACAGGTGGATACATTTATGCAAAGCTTACATGAAATACAGAAGAGTGGACCTACATACACTGCAATCCCACAGCAGACTACATACTGATTCTTTCTGTTCCATATTGTCCACTCCTGCTCAAGTGTGTCCTGGTCCTATCTACAGTACTTGTGGGATCTATCTTCATTCATAATCACTCCAGATGCTTTAAAATGCTGGATGCTTCCCCAGTGAATTATGTTAGAAAACCACTGGAAGCACTGATGCAAAGAAtcaccataaataaatattccagTAAAAAAAGCTTTGTAATTGGAACAGTGGGCAAAAAAAGCATGCaataattaaatagtaaatagttACTAACAGATTTTCCAACATTCTAAATAATTGCATGATGCCAACACCTTTTATACAGACTACTATCTAACATTACCTACTTGGAAAGCTAGTTCATTAGAAAGTCACAACCAAGTTGGTTTAAAGAAAATAGAGTGTACAAATGACCAAGGACTAACTTGAACTCTTAAATCCTCTTAATCATGTTGATTTAAATGAGAGGACCACACCCAAAAGGGAAGCCATCATCTTTAGTGTGAACTGAACATTAATTAGGAGCTAAATTTCAAGTTAAAATAATCACATTGATTTATATAGTTTATGATTAAATGTctatttacataaatgtttatttgttcctATCTCGTTTGGTTCTGAGGCATTCTGAGAATCAAACTGAATTGTGAGAATATTATTGTATTAGTTATAGTGAAAGTTTTACTTTTAATGGTTTAGGCAGTCTGCTGGTTATTCTGAGATAAAGTAAGACAGAATATGAAATTATTAACTATTGCATGCTTTTTTCcagtgttccaatcacaaagcTTTGTTCTACTTTTGTTACTAGTTGGTGATTCATTGCTTCTCTAACATAATTTGTAAAGATTgcttaaatgtataaattgtgtgtgtgtgtgtgtgtgtgtgtgtgtgtgtatatatatgtatatatatgcatacatatatatacatatacatatacatatatgcatacatacatacatacatacatacatatatacatatacatatacatacacatacacatacatacacatacatacacatatatatacacacacacacacacacacacacacacacatatatatatataatgtgtgtgtatgtatagtggtGATTAGTATATGACACTTGATTTATGAGCTTGTTTTTGTACAAGGCATCCTCCAAACCCAGCACTATGTTCACCTCCACAGTTGCAACATCTGATTTTTGCATCTTTGTCACATTTCCATATTCATGTTCCCCTCCACATCTAGCACATCTTATCTTTCCTTTGCATTGCCCTGCAGCATGTCCTATTCTTTGGCATTTGAAGCATCGCATTGGGGTTAGGATATACTCCCTAAAATCATAGCTCAAATACCCCCATTTTGATTTTCTTGGACATAAGCTTTTCAAATTCAAGGAGAACTGCTAAGCTATCCATTTTAAGCCCTTTCCTTATGATTTGTAGTCTAGTCGCTTTCATCACTTTCCCACCTTTAACTTCTTGCAAAATTTCTTACATTGACAAAGGTACATCATAAATAACACCTCTACACTTTGCTGCATTTCCTGGGATGTGAACACTGATTCTTTCCTCATTTAATGTTTCTGCATGCAGGATCTTATCTCTTGGTTGTTTGTCTTTTGCAAATACAAGTAACCTCCTGTTGTTTAGATACTAAGCATACCTaattttccccatttctttTTCAATAGCTTTTGTCAGTTTTACCGGGTGAACGTGAACTCCTTCTCTTTTGAATGTTAACATCACTTTCCATTCCGTTTCTTCATCCTCCTTTCTCACGCTTGTCTTTACAGTCTTAGTTTTATGGTTTGTTTCACTAGTCTCCAAGCCTAATGTAGAGCTTCCAGAACTATTACTCCTATCATTCCTCTTCCGTGATACCTCCTGCCAGTGCATACCTTCACTATCACCATACTCTTGATCAGTTTTTTGTCTACTTCACGCcatcagtcaggtcttatttaagtgattttttgATTGCTACctggtgtggcagtaatcaggcctgggtgtgtcTAAAGAAATTAAAcgcaggtgtgataaaccacagttatgtaTTAagggggggcaaacactttttcacacagggccatgtgggtttggtttttgttttgccttaataataaaaaccttcatttaaaaactgcatgttgtgtttacttgtgttatctttgactaatatttaaaattgtttgatgatctgaagggggggcacggtggtttagtggttagcacgttcgcctcacaccttgtgtgtgtggagtttgcatgttctccccgtgcctcaggggtttcctccgggtactccggtttcctcctccggtccaaagacatgcaaggtaggttgattggcatctctggaaaaattgtcccgtgcgcgtgcgccctgcgatgggttggcactccgtccagggtgtatcctgccttgatgcccgatgacgcctgagataggcacaggctccccgtgacccgaggtagttcggataagtggtagaagatgaatgatggtCTGAAACttagtgtgacaaacgtgcaaaaaaattttttttaaaataaatcaggaaggggccaacacttcACTGTGTgttgcaagtcactctggaaatatatatatatatacagtggtgtgaaaaagtgtttaccccttcctgatttttattatttatttttttttgcacgtttgtcacattTATGAaactaatgtttcagatcatcaaataaaacatatataaatactatAACACTTGTAAGTTTTATGATTAAATGCTGTTTGGTTAGAGTGGTTTTCGGCAATGTACATGTGCTTAAAAATATCTTGAAGACTTATTGTCACTGAAATGAAACATGTTCCGcatcaatctggcaacccaggtGTCAGTCAGGTGTGTCGCATAAAGCGGATTAAGTGGATGAAAGTCAGGTCTTGTCCAGTCAGCAAAGCCCCGCTTGTTACCTGTAGcttgtttacatttaattcatattcataCGTTTCACTGTTGACCTAAACAGAGGAAGTCATTATCAATGGTGTTTGACGACACATTTACATGACACAGGTCACTATGTTTACCTGTTTTTCGAAGCTAAAACAGCGCGTCGATACTTTTCTGAACGAGAAGAACTTTGTAACTGATTTCCTCAACAAAGTCGAAGAAAAGACGGGAATTAAGAAGCGTTTACTTGTGATAGGTAAGATGGTGGTTTATCTGAACTCATGTATCACCCTttaactattatatatatagagagagataaTCCTGTTAAGAGACGGATCTACTAATTAACACGGATCTGCTGTGGCTGTTTGTTTACAGtacagtgcaaaagtttgcatccccCGGGACAGAAGGATGATAATATAACTATTTatagtaaaacaaaaaagtacacaGATGTTGCTTCATTATTACAAGAGATAAAACTGTGTATGTCATATTCatagtggaaaaaaatacacacaagttTGTCAAGACAAGGCATCTTGATATCTGTAATATGTATCTGTAATATGTCTGTCTTTACTTCTTCTTACTGCTTGTTTTCTATAAGCCTCTTGTTGCcatcatatatataaaatacacacacatatggcagccacaaaaaaaaaggccGCAAGCAATCATGCATTTATCTTCAGTTTTGAGAAGGATCTGGAGCTTATACTGAGAACAATGGGTGCAAGGCAGGAGAACTCTTGGAGAGTCTTCGTGGAAGGCCGACCCATCAAAtgacatcagcacacacacccTCGGAAACTGGCATTAAACCgaaatgaaatgtttgtgtgtgtgtatgtgtgtatatatataaggtTATACACTCACTAAGCAGTTTATTACAAACACCTGACCATCTAATTTCAAAATGAACTATAGCTTTGCTTACTGTGCCGTATCCTTTGTGTTCATAGGAACTGCCACTGCAACAGGACTGTATTTACTGTTTGGATATGGAGCTTCTCTGATCTGCAACTTGATTGGCTTTGTTTACCCTGCATACTATTCGTAGGTGTTTTTAACTTTTACGGCctgtatagttttattttacttaatgaTGAAAAATTGAAAATCATTAATAGCTGATTTGGAGCTGATAGCGTCATGCTTTGCTGCTTTATGTTCCTTTGGATTTTAGCATTAAGGCTATTGAGAGTACAAACAAAGACGATGACACACAGTGGCTAACTTACTGGGTGGTGTATGGAGTCTTCGGTGTGGGGGAATTCTTCTCAGACATCTTTCTGTCCTGGTGTCCTTTCTACTATCTGTGCAAAGTAGGTGTATTACACATGCAGGAATGGGTTTCATTCAGTAATGAGAAAtcttttaaaatgatgtattatttaatgtaaataaattttttttttttttgtaatttaaacTTAATCTGTTTATCTTGTCCCTCGttgttttcagtgtttgttcTTGCTATGGTGCATGGCTCCAGTACCCTGGAACGGCTCTCAGGTGTTGTATAGGCGTCTGGTGCGACCACTGTTCCTCAAACATGAAGCCACTGTAGACAGCATGGTTTGTGATCTGAGTGGGAAGGCCATAACAACTGCAGAATCTGTCACGAGAGAGGGTATGAGGAGGATTTTTGCTCTGTTCCT from Tachysurus vachellii isolate PV-2020 chromosome 1, HZAU_Pvac_v1, whole genome shotgun sequence carries:
- the reep6 gene encoding receptor expression-enhancing protein 6: MTQVTMFTCFSKLKQRVDTFLNEKNFVTDFLNKVEEKTGIKKRLLVIGTATATGLYLLFGYGASLICNLIGFVYPAYYSIKAIESTNKDDDTQWLTYWVVYGVFGVGEFFSDIFLSWCPFYYLCKCLFLLWCMAPVPWNGSQVLYRRLVRPLFLKHEATVDSMVCDLSGKAITTAESVTREVLQTLVRSRTIHPVESAAKELPGPSNEPKVD